GTTTTTTATATAGCTGACACTTTGTTTGCACCTTATGGGGAAAAAACAAAAGAACAGATATTAAAACATAGTTTAGATATTACTAATTATTTAATAAGTAAACATCAAATTGATGCTTTAATTGTTGCTTGTAATACAGCAACTTCTGCAGCAATCAAATATTTAAGAGAAGAGTTTCCTCATCTTATGGTTATTGGAACAGAACCTGGTGTTAAACCAGCGATGCAAGCAACTCAAACAAAAAATATTGGAGTTTTAGCAACCCCTGCAACTTTAAGTGGAGAGAAATATCAACAACTATTAAAAGACCTAGCTTTAGAACATGAAGTAATAGTACATGACCAAGCTTGTAGAGGTCTTGTAGAGCAAATTGAAAATGGAAAAGTATCTGATGTTGATACTCATAATATGCTAAAAGATTGGTTAGATCCTATGAAAGAAAAAAGTGTAGATACAATTGTTTTAGGTTGTACTCACTATCCTTTGGTTTCAGAACTCATAAAAGAGATTATGGGAGCAAATATAAAACTTATTGAGACAGGTTCTGCTATTGCAAGAAGATTAGAATCTCTATCTTCTTCAAATGGTTTTACTTGTGATGGTGAGTTAAAAATAAATGTTTTTTATACTGGTGAAATAAAAAAAGAGATGATTAATATGATATTAGAAACTTGGGAAGATGGTGGAAAAATAGTGGTAAGGAATGAAAATGAGTAATGAGAAACAAGAGAAAAAAGTTTTAGCTTTAAAATATAGACCAAAAAGATTTGAAGATTTAGTTGGACAAACAACAATTTCTCAAACTCTTTCTTTAGCATTAGATTCTAATAGATTATCTCATGCTTACCTTTTTTCAGGACTTAGAGGAAGTGGAAAAACATCAACAGCAAGAATTATGGCAAAAGCACTTCTTTGTTCAAATGGTCCTACTTCAAAACCTTGTGAAGTTTGTGAAAACTGTTTAAGTTCTAATGCAAATAGACATTTAGATGTGATAGAGATGGATGCTGCTTCAAATAGAGGTATTGATGATATTAAAGATTTAATTGAACATACAAAATATAAACCAAGTAGTGCTAGATTTAAAGTATTTATTATCGATGAAGTTCATATGCTTACTACACAAGCTTTTAATGCTTTACTTAAAACTTTAGAAGAACCTCCTGGTTTTGTAAAATTTATACTTGCAACTACTGATCCACTAAAACTTCCTGCAACTATTTTAAGTCGTACTCAACATTTTAGATTTAATAAAATAGCAAATTCAGATGTAATGCATCACTTATCTCATATTTTAAATGAAGAGAATATTGATTTTGAAACACCAGCCCTTGATATTGTTACAAGAAGTGGGCAAGGTAGTTTAAGGGATACATTAACACTTTTAGACCAAGCAATTATTTTTTCAAAAGGTAAAATTACAGTATCTTCTGTAGTTGATATGTTAGGACTTATTGAGCCAGAATTAATGGATAAACTTTTTGAAATAATCTTAAAAAAAGCAGATATTACTCAACTTGTAAAAGAGTTAGAAAACTATGAAATTTCTCAAGTTTGTGATGAAATGACAATCTATCTAAGACAAAAAATGTTAGCAAAAGATGCTAAATTTGACTTACTTCTTTTTGATAGATTTTTTAGAATTTTAAGTGATGCAAAACATTTATTATCTTTAAACTCTGATGGAACATTTGTTTTAATTTTAACTCTTTCAAAAATGATTGAAGCCACAAATCTAAAAACGATTGATGATATTATTAATCAAGTTGAAGAAGTAGAAGTTAAACCTGTAATTAAAGAGGCAATCTCTGTAGAGAAAGTAGTTGAACATGCTAACAATGATTTAAATCACGCTTATGATGATAAACCCGTTAAGTTAAATGAACAATACCATGAAAATATGCATAAACAAAATAGTATCTCTTTAGATACTCTTGATGCTATCCCAACAGTTGCACCTATAGAGAGTTTTGAAGAAAAACCAAAAGAAGTAGTTTCTGAAAATACTTTAAATAAACCTATTCAAGAACTAAAAGAACCTAAGGTAGAAACTGAAATTCAAGAAGATAATTTTGCTACACCCTTTGATGCTTTTGCAACACCTTTTGATGAAGAAGTAGTTTTAAAACAAGAAGAACAAAAAGTAGAAGAGCCTTCTTTTGAGCAAGAGATAAATCCTACACAAGTAGAAGAGTCAACGCCTTTTACTTCTATAGAAAGTTTACCTAAGAGTGAAGAACAAAGTGAGGTTTCTTCAAATGTGAAAGCGCAAAAAGTAGAAGAAACAATAGAACAAAATGAAGAGCAAACAGAATCTTTTCAAGAAGAAATTGTAAGTGAAGTTTATGACCCTAATAAAGATGTTTATGAAACTTTAATCAATAAAGTTTATGAAAGAGATGTTGAACTAGGCGAATTATTTGAAAGAAACTTTATCTATAAATCTTTTGAAAATAATAAACTTCAAATAAGCTCTTATGCTCAAGGGGATGAAAGAAAATTCTTATTAAAGCATTATGGAGTTATTAAGATTTTCATTTATGATATTTTTGGTCAAGATACAGAAATTGAATTTACAAAGGAAGATCCCTCCACAAGAGGAGCCTAAAACAGAAGAACAGACTTTAAGTCAAAATGAGGATAACTCTTCTGAAAGTGGCTCAATGATTGAAGATATTGAGGTTGGTTCAGGATGTGTTGCTGATATGCAAAAAGTATCAAATCCAGCACCTTCACAAAGAGAATTAGAGTTAAATGAGATATTAAACTCACCAATGCTTGATAAAGCAAAAGAGTTACTTCATGTAAAAAAAATTACAGTGAAGACAAGAAATTGATGAAAGGAAAAATATGATTTTAAAAAGTTTACTTCCTATTTTTTTAGTGGCAGTTTTTTTAAATGCAGATAATTTAGAAAATAAAGTATTAGAGTTTGAGAAGAAACGATTTTCTCAAAATCCAAGAGTTGAACTTAATAAGTTATCAGTTTTTATGAAAAAAGAGTTGTCTCAAAAAGGTTGGTATGGTTTTATAGTTGATATTGAAGCAACAATGGCGGGTAATAAAGTAAATGCTAAAGATGTTGTTTTTACAAATGGAGAAGTTGTAACTTCAGAGCTATATGATTTAACAAGTGGTACATCACTAAAAGATGTAATGACTCCAAAGTTAACAGATAAATATTATGATAAAAAAAGATTAATAGCTGGAAATCATAATGCAAAAGATAAAATTGTGATTTTCTCTGATCCATTATGTCCATTTTGTATGGATTATGTTCCAGATGTAATCAATCATGTTAAAAAATATGAAGATAAAATAGCTCTTTACTATTATCATTTTCCTCTTTTATCTATTCATCCAGCAGCAGCACCATTAGTTAGATTAATGGCTAAAGCTAAAGAAGATGGAATAGCAAATATTGAAGAAAAAGTCTATTCTGTTTATTGGGATGAGAAATTTTCTTCTAAAGAAAATGATGCTGATGTAATTATAAAAGCATTTAATAAAGAGTTTAAAACTTCTTATACTAAAAAAGATATAAATAGTAAAAGAGTTGGAGAAGAGATTTTTGAAGATGTAAAAATGGGAGAAGATGTACTTGTGCAAGGAACACCTACTATTTTTATAAATGGTGAACAAGATAAATCAAAATTAAAATATGAAATGTTAGGAAAATAGAATGAAAAAATTAGTTATAGCAACAAGAAGTAGTAATTTAGCCTTATGGCAAAGTGAATATATTAAAGCACAATTAAATGAACACTATCCAGATTTAGAGATTGAATTAAAATCATTTGCTACAAAAGCTGATAAAATTTTAGATGTTCCTTTAGCAAAGATTGGAGGGAAAGGTCTTTTTACAAAAGAGTTAGAAATTGCACTTTTAAATAAAGAAGCGGATATAGCAGTTCACTCTTTAAAAGATGTTCCAGTTGAGTTTGAAGATGGATTTGTATTAGCAGCACTTTCAAAAAGATTTGATCCAAGAGATGCTCTTTTAAGTGAAAAATATTCAACTATTCAAGAATTACCACAAGGTGCAGTTGTTGGAACAACTAGTTTAAGAAGAAGACTTGAAATTAAATTATTAAGACCTGATATTGTTTTAAAAGATTTAAGAGGAAATATTAATACAAGAATTGCAAAATTAAAAGCAGGTGAGTATGATGCAATCATCCTTGCAGCAACTGGTGTTCAAAAACTTCAAATTGAAGATGAAGTTAAACATTTTAACCCAATTCCTACAAGTGATATGATTCCTTCAATGGGACAAGCTACTTTAGGTATTGAAACTTTAGATAATCCAGAGTTAGTAGAGTTATTATCTGTTATTCATGATAAAAATGCAGAAATAGAATCAACTATTGAAAGAGATTTTGTTAGAACTTTAGAGGGTGGTTGTCAAGTTCCAATTGGAGTAAAAGCTACAATTATTGATGAAAACTCTGTTGAAGTAAGAGCAATTGTTGGTATGCCAGATGGGAGTGAATATATTCAAGAAGATTTAATTGCTGATATCAATGATTATAAAAATATTGGTAAAACATTAGCACAAACTTTTATTGACCAAGGTGCAAAAGAGCTACTTGCTCGTGCTGAAAAAGTAGCATTTGAATAGCATTTTTAAGGGCTTTATGCCCTTTTTGCTCATTTCACTCTTAATTTATAAAAATCCTAACTAAAATAGTAATATTTACTAGCTTTTTCTTATATGTTTTTGTATTATAAATTATTAATTTAAGGAGTTAATATGAAGATAAAAGCAGAAAAATCAATTTTTGTACAAGTAGATATTCAAGAAAAACTTTTCCCTCATATTTCAGATAATGAAGAGTTAGAAAAAAATTTACAAATATTAATCAAAGGATTAATACTTCACGAGATTCCAGTTATTGTAAATGAACAATATAAAAAAGGAATAGGGGAAACAATTCCTAGTATTCATGAACTTACAAAAGATTATCCTCATTTTGAAAAAACAACATTTTCTTGTTGTGGAAATGATGATGGATTAAATGCAATAAAGAAAAGTGGTAGAGATACAGTTATTTTAGCTGGAATTGAAACTCATGTTTGTGTTTTACAAACAGCTTTAGATTTGTTAGAAGAGGGTTTTAAAGTTGTTTTAGTAACAGATTGTGTTAATTCAAGAAAACAAAAAGATAAAGAAATAGCAATTCAAAGATTAATTCAAGCAGGAGTAATTCCTACAACATATGAATCTTTATTATTTGAATTAACAATAAATGCAAAGCACCCTGTATTTAAAGAAATCTCAAGATTAGTAAAGTAGTTAAAAGCTACTTTACTGACTTAAAGTAATAATCATTTATTTACTAATTTTTACTATTTTGTTATAATATTTCTTTTTTAAAGGCATACTATGAAATATTTACTAACATTTACCTTGCTATTTCTCTTTTCACTTAACTTGTATGCCGTCGATGAAGAGTATTTTCAAGTAAGAGAATTTTTGAAAACCACTAACCAAGAAGATAAATACAATGAATTTAATAAAATTATAAAACAAGATGCCCAAGCATTAAAAAAGAAAAATAAAAAGATAAAAATAGTACTTGTTTATCCAGCAAACCAAATTTCAGATTATTGGAGAAAAAATAAAATCTCTTTTGAAAAAAGACTAAAAGAGCTTAAAATTGATTATGAATTAATTGATTTTTTTACAAAACCTGCTGTTGAAATAAAAGAACAATCAAAACATTTAATGAAAGCTTTAAAAGAGAATCCAGATTATTTAATCTTTACTCTAGATGCAAAAAAACACAAAAAATTTGTAGAAAGAATAGTAAGTAAAAAAAAGACAAAACTAATTCTACAAAATATCACTACACCTCTTAAAGAGTGGCAAAATAGACAACCTTTTATTTATATTGGTTTTGATCACTACAAAGGAACTAAACTTTTAGCTGACTACTATATAAAAGAGACAAAAGGTGAAGGAAACTACGCTGTACTTTATGGCTCAAAAGGTTATGTGAGTTATATGAGAGGAACAAGATTTGTAGAGTATTTAAATGAGAATTCAAAATTAAAGCTTACCCATGAATATTATACAGATGTTAATAAAGAAAAAGCAAAACTTGCGACTTTAGATTTATTAAGTAGAGATAGTAATCTAAAGTTTATTTATGCTTGTTCTACAGATATAGCTTTTGGTGTAATTGAAGCTTTAAAAGAGAAAAACTTATTAGGACAAATTAAAGTAAATGGTTGGGGTGGGGGAAGTAATGAACTTACTGCAATAGAAAACAACCTTTTAGATATTACCGTAATGAGAATGAGTGATGATAGTGGTGTTGCAATGGCTGAAGCAATAAAACTTGATATTACAAATCAAGCTTATAAAGTTCCAACAATTTATTCAGGTGAATTTGCAATAGTTGAAAAAGGAATTGAGCAAGTAGAATTAGAAAAACTAAAAAATAGAGCTTTTAGGTATACAAAAGATGATTAGAAAAAAGTTTTCTCTTACAATTATTAATAGTTTTTCAATAATTATATTTCTAATAGTTCTTTCTTTTGGAATCTCAATTTGGGCATATTTTTCTACAGAAAAAGTATTGGATTACAATTTAAGACAATATTTTAATCAAACGGTTAATCTTACAAAAATAATTGTTGATAATGAAAAAGATAATTTAGATGAAATTACTTTTAAAATAAGTAAGTTATTAGCTAATATGGAAGAAAAAGATAAATCTATAGAGGATTTAATTGATGATTCAACTTCAACAGATCAAGTAGATTTATTATATCTTGAAAAAGATAATCAGCTAATTGATTATAGTAATTCTCTTTTTGATACACAAGCAATAATAAGTTTAATTAGTAAAGAAAATCTCAATATAGGTAATAGTTTTTTAGTAATTACTCATAAAGATGAAAAATTCCTAATTCTACTTAGCTCTAAAAGGATTATTGATGAAAAGACAGGAAGAGTTAGTGCTAGACTTTATGCAGGAAAGATACTTAATGATAACTTCTCTTTAGTAAATAGTATTAAAATTAATGCTTCTTTAGTAGAAGTTTATATCTATTATAAGGATGACTTAATTGCAACTACAGCAAAAGATGCTTTAATAGATTTTAACTCAATAAGAAATAAAGAAATAGTAAAAAAAGAGAATATATTATATTTTAATAAAAGGGTTGAATTAGATAATAAGGATTTTATTAATGTAATTTTTATTACAAATAACTCCACTATCTCTTTACTTAAAAATGATTTTATAAAAGCAGGTGTTATTCTATTTTTATTTGTAGTTGTATCTTTCTCTTTTTTATATGTATTTACAAATAGATATTTTATTGAGCCATTTTCAAAACTTTTAAATTTTGCAAAAGAAGCAAAAGATAATAAACTGGTACTTTATGAACAAAGTAATATTTTAGAGTTTGATAACTTTGCTATTAACTTAAAATCAATTATTGATGAGTTAAGAGAAGTAAAAGAACAATATGCAAGAGCTATTGAAGGTGTACAAGATGGGTTATGGGATTTAGATTTAGTAACTGGAAATGCTTATTATTCAAGAAGATATTTGGAGATGTTAGGTTATAACTCACAAGATGAGATTATAGATATTAAAAATTTTTGGAAAAGAAGTGTTCATAAAAGTGATTATAAAAAGACATTAAGGAAATTAAGTAATCATCTTAAAGGGGAAACAAGTTTTTATGAAGATAACTATAGATTTAAATCTAAAAATGGTTCATATAAGTGGCTTAGAATTAGAGGAAAGGTATTTTTTGATATAGAAGGAAAGCCTATTAGAATGACAGGCTTTCATACTGATATTGATGAAGTAATTAAATTACAAAAAGATAATCAAAAAAAAGAACAGATGATTTATCAACAAAGTAAATTAGCTTCAATGGGAGAAATGATTGGAAATATTGCACATCAATGGAGACAGCCTTTAAATGTAATTAGTACTATCTCTTCTAGTCAAATTATGCAAATAGAACTTAAGATTGATAAAAAAGAAGAGACAATAAAAGACCTAAATAAGATAGTAGATACTGTTCAATATCTATCTACAATTATTGATAAATTTAGAAACTTTTTTAATCCAAATAAAGAACTTGAAAAATTTAATATTGAAGATATTATAAAAGAGAATATAGAAATTTTTGAAACTTCATATAAATCATATGGAATTAACTTAATAACAAAGTTAGAACCAATAGAGATAATAGGTTATAAATTTGAGTTAATGCAAGTAGTAATTAATATTATAAATAATGCAAAAGATGCAATTCAATCAAGACTCTCTTCAGAAGATAAAAAATATATTTTTATGAAAAATTATATTGAAGAAGAAAAAGCAATTATTAAAATTTCTGATAATGCAGGTGGAATAAGAAAAAATATAAAAGAGAAAATTTATGAACCATATTTTACAACAAAACATAAATCTCAAGGAACAGGACTAGGGCTTTATATGTCTTCTGAAATTATAAAAAAACATTTTAAAGGTCAACTATATAATGAGACAATAGAGTATGAATATGAAGATGTAAAATATAAAGGAGAAGAGTTTACAATAGTAATACCTATTAATGTTAAATAGGTATTATATTCTTAGAAGATATTTCCCATATTTAAATGTCCATACTAGAAATAGAAAAATCCAGATAGTTGCACTTAAATGTAAAAGAGAGATAAAAAATAAAGAGTCTCCTAAAGCAAATAAAGAAGCACTGATTCTTGATATTACTAAGATTTGAGTTAATACAAAAAGCCACTTTGTTAATTCATCTGCTACTATTGGTTGTGCAGGAATTGCATGACCTAAACTAACTCTACTACCAAAACCAATTAATAAAGTTGTAATAAAACCTAAAGCAAAAACATGAAGTCCTAATTTTAAAAGTGAAACTTCAAAAAATGCCTCTAAAGATAGAGCTAGAAAACCTAAAGGAAACCAAGCAAAACCAATAACAAGGATTTGTAAAATTGCACTTGTTTTTTTAAACATATTAAGTTTTATAAAGACAAAAGAGAAAAATAAAAAAGAGAAAAAAGAACTAAAAACCAATAATGCTTCTAACTCAAACTGTATAGCAATACCCACTATTGAAAGTAGAAAAAAAGATAGAGGTTTTATAAAACTAGGTCTTTGCCAAGGGTTTATTTTTGTATATGAAAAATAAAAACCAGGAATCATTCTTAAAGCAACAAAATATACCATATTTACTAGATATATAAAGAAAATAAGAAGTGATAGGTTTACTTGAAAGATAACTTCAACTAAAAGTAAAATAGCTCCTATTATAAAAATAGAGTTTAAATAGATACTATCTTCTTTTATAATAGCTTTTCCATTTTTTATAGTTTCATAAAATATTTTTGCAAAATATAGCATGATAGCTGCTACTAAAACTTTTCCTACAATAGGATTTATTAATATAGTAATTAACATTGAAACTTGAAAAATAATCCAAGGTTTAACATATTGCTCTTTTGTTATTACAGCTGAAGCATTATATTTAGGGATAACTGTAATTAAAAAACCTAGAAAGGCATTTGTAAAAACAGCATAATTTAATCCAAAACCATGAAGTGTGCTAAAATTTAAATTTGTTTTTCCTAAAAGAGAAAAAAGTGTTAAAAACATGACTACAATAGAGAAAAAAATTGCACTTACAAAAAACATTTGATGAGGTTGTGAACAAAATCTCTCTTTCCAAGATTTTTCAATAATTGGAGCATTTGGTGAAGTAGAAAATTGCATAATCTATCCTAAAATTTTTTAGGAAGTATTACATAAAAGAGAAAGTTAGTTGTTGATTTTAATCAATAAAAAAGGACTAAACTTTATGTCTAGTCCTTTTGGATATATTTTTA
This sequence is a window from Halarcobacter bivalviorum. Protein-coding genes within it:
- the murI gene encoding glutamate racemase, with the translated sequence MKVGVFDSGLGGLTVVQALANSLKGVEVFYIADTLFAPYGEKTKEQILKHSLDITNYLISKHQIDALIVACNTATSAAIKYLREEFPHLMVIGTEPGVKPAMQATQTKNIGVLATPATLSGEKYQQLLKDLALEHEVIVHDQACRGLVEQIENGKVSDVDTHNMLKDWLDPMKEKSVDTIVLGCTHYPLVSELIKEIMGANIKLIETGSAIARRLESLSSSNGFTCDGELKINVFYTGEIKKEMINMILETWEDGGKIVVRNENE
- a CDS encoding DNA polymerase III subunit gamma/tau, whose protein sequence is MSNEKQEKKVLALKYRPKRFEDLVGQTTISQTLSLALDSNRLSHAYLFSGLRGSGKTSTARIMAKALLCSNGPTSKPCEVCENCLSSNANRHLDVIEMDAASNRGIDDIKDLIEHTKYKPSSARFKVFIIDEVHMLTTQAFNALLKTLEEPPGFVKFILATTDPLKLPATILSRTQHFRFNKIANSDVMHHLSHILNEENIDFETPALDIVTRSGQGSLRDTLTLLDQAIIFSKGKITVSSVVDMLGLIEPELMDKLFEIILKKADITQLVKELENYEISQVCDEMTIYLRQKMLAKDAKFDLLLFDRFFRILSDAKHLLSLNSDGTFVLILTLSKMIEATNLKTIDDIINQVEEVEVKPVIKEAISVEKVVEHANNDLNHAYDDKPVKLNEQYHENMHKQNSISLDTLDAIPTVAPIESFEEKPKEVVSENTLNKPIQELKEPKVETEIQEDNFATPFDAFATPFDEEVVLKQEEQKVEEPSFEQEINPTQVEESTPFTSIESLPKSEEQSEVSSNVKAQKVEETIEQNEEQTESFQEEIVSEVYDPNKDVYETLINKVYERDVELGELFERNFIYKSFENNKLQISSYAQGDERKFLLKHYGVIKIFIYDIFGQDTEIEFTKEDPSTRGA
- a CDS encoding DsbA family protein translates to MILKSLLPIFLVAVFLNADNLENKVLEFEKKRFSQNPRVELNKLSVFMKKELSQKGWYGFIVDIEATMAGNKVNAKDVVFTNGEVVTSELYDLTSGTSLKDVMTPKLTDKYYDKKRLIAGNHNAKDKIVIFSDPLCPFCMDYVPDVINHVKKYEDKIALYYYHFPLLSIHPAAAPLVRLMAKAKEDGIANIEEKVYSVYWDEKFSSKENDADVIIKAFNKEFKTSYTKKDINSKRVGEEIFEDVKMGEDVLVQGTPTIFINGEQDKSKLKYEMLGK
- the hemC gene encoding hydroxymethylbilane synthase — its product is MKKLVIATRSSNLALWQSEYIKAQLNEHYPDLEIELKSFATKADKILDVPLAKIGGKGLFTKELEIALLNKEADIAVHSLKDVPVEFEDGFVLAALSKRFDPRDALLSEKYSTIQELPQGAVVGTTSLRRRLEIKLLRPDIVLKDLRGNINTRIAKLKAGEYDAIILAATGVQKLQIEDEVKHFNPIPTSDMIPSMGQATLGIETLDNPELVELLSVIHDKNAEIESTIERDFVRTLEGGCQVPIGVKATIIDENSVEVRAIVGMPDGSEYIQEDLIADINDYKNIGKTLAQTFIDQGAKELLARAEKVAFE
- a CDS encoding hydrolase; the protein is MKIKAEKSIFVQVDIQEKLFPHISDNEELEKNLQILIKGLILHEIPVIVNEQYKKGIGETIPSIHELTKDYPHFEKTTFSCCGNDDGLNAIKKSGRDTVILAGIETHVCVLQTALDLLEEGFKVVLVTDCVNSRKQKDKEIAIQRLIQAGVIPTTYESLLFELTINAKHPVFKEISRLVK
- a CDS encoding substrate-binding domain-containing protein; protein product: MKYLLTFTLLFLFSLNLYAVDEEYFQVREFLKTTNQEDKYNEFNKIIKQDAQALKKKNKKIKIVLVYPANQISDYWRKNKISFEKRLKELKIDYELIDFFTKPAVEIKEQSKHLMKALKENPDYLIFTLDAKKHKKFVERIVSKKKTKLILQNITTPLKEWQNRQPFIYIGFDHYKGTKLLADYYIKETKGEGNYAVLYGSKGYVSYMRGTRFVEYLNENSKLKLTHEYYTDVNKEKAKLATLDLLSRDSNLKFIYACSTDIAFGVIEALKEKNLLGQIKVNGWGGGSNELTAIENNLLDITVMRMSDDSGVAMAEAIKLDITNQAYKVPTIYSGEFAIVEKGIEQVELEKLKNRAFRYTKDD
- a CDS encoding PAS domain-containing protein, with the translated sequence MIRKKFSLTIINSFSIIIFLIVLSFGISIWAYFSTEKVLDYNLRQYFNQTVNLTKIIVDNEKDNLDEITFKISKLLANMEEKDKSIEDLIDDSTSTDQVDLLYLEKDNQLIDYSNSLFDTQAIISLISKENLNIGNSFLVITHKDEKFLILLSSKRIIDEKTGRVSARLYAGKILNDNFSLVNSIKINASLVEVYIYYKDDLIATTAKDALIDFNSIRNKEIVKKENILYFNKRVELDNKDFINVIFITNNSTISLLKNDFIKAGVILFLFVVVSFSFLYVFTNRYFIEPFSKLLNFAKEAKDNKLVLYEQSNILEFDNFAINLKSIIDELREVKEQYARAIEGVQDGLWDLDLVTGNAYYSRRYLEMLGYNSQDEIIDIKNFWKRSVHKSDYKKTLRKLSNHLKGETSFYEDNYRFKSKNGSYKWLRIRGKVFFDIEGKPIRMTGFHTDIDEVIKLQKDNQKKEQMIYQQSKLASMGEMIGNIAHQWRQPLNVISTISSSQIMQIELKIDKKEETIKDLNKIVDTVQYLSTIIDKFRNFFNPNKELEKFNIEDIIKENIEIFETSYKSYGINLITKLEPIEIIGYKFELMQVVINIINNAKDAIQSRLSSEDKKYIFMKNYIEEEKAIIKISDNAGGIRKNIKEKIYEPYFTTKHKSQGTGLGLYMSSEIIKKHFKGQLYNETIEYEYEDVKYKGEEFTIVIPINVK
- a CDS encoding NnrS family protein, yielding MQFSTSPNAPIIEKSWKERFCSQPHQMFFVSAIFFSIVVMFLTLFSLLGKTNLNFSTLHGFGLNYAVFTNAFLGFLITVIPKYNASAVITKEQYVKPWIIFQVSMLITILINPIVGKVLVAAIMLYFAKIFYETIKNGKAIIKEDSIYLNSIFIIGAILLLVEVIFQVNLSLLIFFIYLVNMVYFVALRMIPGFYFSYTKINPWQRPSFIKPLSFFLLSIVGIAIQFELEALLVFSSFFSFLFFSFVFIKLNMFKKTSAILQILVIGFAWFPLGFLALSLEAFFEVSLLKLGLHVFALGFITTLLIGFGSRVSLGHAIPAQPIVADELTKWLFVLTQILVISRISASLFALGDSLFFISLLHLSATIWIFLFLVWTFKYGKYLLRI